A genome region from Setaria italica strain Yugu1 chromosome III, Setaria_italica_v2.0, whole genome shotgun sequence includes the following:
- the LOC101769181 gene encoding uncharacterized protein LOC101769181: MARAEGRGPRRSRVAFVLVDGIGDVTIPSLGGRTPLEAARAPRLDAVAAAGVAGLMDPVEPGLACGSDTAHLSLLGYDPRVYYRGRGAFESMGAGLAMAPGDIAFKSNFATLDEGTGVIVSRRADRHFEEEGPILCAALDGLKLPSFPEYEVRVRYATEHRCGVVVKGPKLSGNISGTDPLKDNRLHLKAEPLDDSEEAKNTAAVVNELSREITRILVSHPINAKRAAEGKNIANVVLLRGCGIRIEVPAFESKHGLAPCMVAPTKIIAGLGLSLGIDILEAPGATGDYRTLLTSKAKAIAKALSAPMDTPPRVFVPGEDEYKAGKENGYDFGFLHIKAIDDAGHDKAVKLKVRGLEAVDRAIGQLTRLLWEAEKAGHYQYFLCVTGDHSTPVEYGDHSFEPVPFTICRLRDYVGAIGEDTVLGTPLDDFPLPSVKSGEDLLDNIESAEHKPGQLKAFSGDSVCEFNEIAAARGCLGRFPGSEMMGIIKKFIKAKND, from the exons atggcgagggcggaggggagggggccgagGCGGAGCCGCGTGGCGTTCGTGCTGGTGGACGGGATCGGGGACGTGACGATCCCGTCGCTGGGCGGGCGCACGCCGCTGGAagcggcgcgcgcgccgcggttggacgcggtggcggcggctggggtGGCGGGGCTCATGGACCCAGTGGAGCCCGGGCTCGCGTGCGGCAGCGACACGGCGCACCTCTCCCTGCTCGGGTACGACCCGCGCGTGTACtaccgcgggcgcggcgcgttCGAGTCCATGGGCGCCGGGCTCGCCATGGCGCCCGGCGACATCGCCTTCAAG TCCAACTTTGCTACATTGGATGAGGGCACAGGGGTTATTGTCAGCAGGAGGGCAGATCGTCATTTTGAGGAGGAAGGCCCTATCCTCTGTGCTGCGTTGGATGGACTGAAGCTTCCATCTTTTCCTGAGTATGAAGTCAGAGTCAG GTATGCTACTGAGCACAGATGTGGTGTGGTTGTCAAAGGACCAAAGCTGAGTGGGAACATTTCTGGAACCGATCCCTTGAAAGACAACCGCTTGCATCTGAAAGCTGAACCATTGGATGACTCAGAAGAAGCTAAAAACACTGCAGCTGTGGTCAACGAGCTTTCTAGGGAGATTACACGGATACTGGTTTCTCACCCCATCAATGCAAAGCGTGCAGCTGAGGGGAAGAACATTGCAAATGTTGTGCTGTTGCGAGGCTGCGGTATCCGGATTGAG GTACCTGCCTTCGAAAGCAAGCATGGACTTGCACCATGCATGGTAGCTCCTACTAAAATCATAGCTGGCCTGGGACTGTCACTGGGCATTGATATCCTTGAAGCACCTGGAGCAACCGGAGATTATCGTACTCTCTTGACTTCCAAAGCCAAAGCTATAGCAAAGGCACTCTCTGCCCCTATGGATACACCACCTCGTGTTTTTGTGCCTGGGGAGGATGAATATAAAGCTGGAAAAGAAAATGGATATGACTTTGGGTTCTTGCACATAAAG GCCATTGACGATGCTGGTCATGATAAGGCTGTCAAGTTAAAGGTGCGGGGTCTAGAAGCTGTTGATCGGGCTATTGGTCAGCTTACAAGGCTCCTTTGGGAAGCTGAAAAGGCGGGACACTACCAGTACTTCCTTTGTGTCACTGGAGACCATTCTACTCCTGTTGAATACGGTGACCATAGCTTTGAACCCGTCCCATTTACAATTTGCCGGCTGAGAGATTATGTGGGAGCCATTGGGGAGGATACTGTGTTGGGCACACCCCTTGATGATTTCCCACTCCCTTCAGTAAAATCTGGAGAAGATTTGCTAGACAATATAGAATCAGCTGAGCACAAGCCTGGTCAACTTAAAGCTTTCAGTGGTGATTCTGTGTGTGAATTCAATGAGATTGCCGCTGCAAGGGGCTGCCTTGGACGATTCCCTGGAAGTGAGATGATGGGCATCATCAAGAAGTTTATAAAGGCGAAGAACGACTAA
- the LOC101769588 gene encoding protein RTF1 homolog — protein sequence MTKDLDNLLLQAAGRTGKSQSRPSNPRWNSGGSGSDGFDDDSDSDAAPSYSRKKPPPQVPLKKRHQPEKGGRRAGGWRGDGDEDDEDDDDDDGRRSGGEDSDSAPSVGSDLYKDEEDKEKLEKMSELDRELILAERSSRIDDYKLKQMARSKTGKAGARKDSSPPPPPSRMRSSTRADKSGSATKSALNELRAKRMRQQDPEAYRNRFKDLLPQSGSPTRHRAGSPPSDGSNDGDNRGRLKDHGRIADDGRDDEFDESPSRIDPLKFDDVKSITLRRSKLVKWFMEPFFEETVSGCFVRLGIGKTKSGTPRYRLCIVRNVDASDPDRKYKLESYTTCKYLNVVWDSEANAARWQMTQVSDSPPNEEEFKEWLQEAEKNGVRIPTRQEVLEKKDAIQKAYNYVYSADAVKNMLREKSAVRRTINVAAEKDRLRNELEIALSRRNEAEAERIRVKLNNLQNMPQPMKKNDKAARLEAMNRKNRAENFKNASEMKPINTSLKAGEAGYDPFSRRWTRSRNYYTAKPGGDNVEEAANGSSGNAVAGNEDGKNKAHTGTAATAAAQVAAADAGKLIDTNAPVDLGTESNVLHTFELPISLSALQEFGGAKGLFDGYMARKQKIEATMGYKVPDNDGRRHALTLSVSDYKRRRGLL from the coding sequence ATGACGAAGGACCTGGATAATCTGCTCCTGCAGGCCGCCGGCCGGACGGGGAAGAGCCAGTCCCGGCCGAGCAACCCGCGGTGGAACTCCGGGGGGAGCGGCTCCGACGGCTTcgacgacgactccgactcggacGCCGCGCCGAGCTACTCGAggaagaagccgccgccgcaggtgccGCTCAAGAAGCGGCACCAGCCGGAgaagggcggccggcgggccggCGGGTGGCGGGGCGACGGTGACGAGgatgacgaggacgacgacgacgacgacgggaggcgcagcggcggcgaggactcGGACAGCGCGCCGTCCGTGGGGAGCGACCTGTACAAGGACGAGGAGGACAAGGAGAAGCTGGAGAAGATGTCGGAGCTTGACAGGGAGTTGATACTGGCCGAGCGGAGTTCCCGCATCGACGACTACAAGCTCAAGCAGATGGCGCGTTCCAAGACGGGCAAGGCCGGTGCCCGGAAGGACAGCAGCCCGCCCCCACCGCCCAGCCGGATGCGGTCGTCGACCCGGGCCGACAAGTCAGGATCCGCCACCAAGAGCGCCCTCAACGAGCTGAGGGCCAAGCGGATGAGGCAGCAGGATCCGGAGGCGTACCGCAACAGGTTCAAGGACCTGCTCCCTCAGAGCGGCTCTCCGACTAGGCATAGGGCTGGGAGCCCCCCAAGTGATGGGAGCAACGATGGGGATAACAGGGGGAGGCTGAAGGACCATGGGAGGATTGCTGATGATGGCAGGGATGATGAGTTTGATGAGTCGCCCAGTAGGATTGACCCGCTCAAGTTTGATGATGTGAAGAGTATTACCCTCAGGAGGTCAAAGCTGGTGAAATGGTTCATGGAGCCATTCTTTGAGGAGACCGTATCTGGGTGCTTTGTGCGGCTTGGCATTGGCAAGACAAAGTCTGGGACCCCAAGATACAGGCTTTGCATAGTGAGGAATGTGGATGCAAGTGATCCGGATCGGAAGTACAAACTGGAAAGCTACACAACATGCAAGTATCTCAATGTTGTGTGGGATAGTGAGGCTAATGCTGCTCGGTGGCAGATGACTCAGGTATCGGACTCCCCACCCAACGAAGAAGAGTTCAAGGAATGGCTGCAAGAGGCTGAGAAGAATGGTGTCCGTATACCAACTCGTCAGGAAGTGCTGGAGAAAAAAGATGCCATCCAGAAAGCCTACAACTATGTGTATTCAGCTGATGCTGTGAAGAATATGCTGCGAGAGAAATCAGCTGTGAGGCGTACTATCAATGTTGCTGCTGAGAAGGATCGGTTGAGGAATGAGTTGGAGATAGCTCTGAGCCGGAGGAACGAAGCTGAAGCAGAGAGGATCCGCGTGAAGCTGAATAATCTGCAGAACATGCCGCAgccaatgaaaaaaaatgacaaGGCTGCCAGGTTGGAGGCTATGAACAGGAAGAACCGTGCTGAGAACTTCAAGAACGCTTCGGAAATGAAACCTATTAATACAAGTTTGAAGGCTGGAGAGGCTGGGTATGACCCTTTTTCGAGGAGGTGGACAAGATCGAGAAACTATTATACAGCTAAGCCAGGAGGAGATAATGTTGAAGAAGCAGCCAACGGGTCCAGTGGTAATGCAGTGGCTGGCAATGAAGATGGCAAGAACAAAGCTCACACTGGTACAGCAGCCACAGCGGCAGCTCAAGTGGCAGCGGCTGATGCTGGGAAGCTGATCGATACCAATGCACCAGTGGATCTGGGAACAGAATCAAATGTGCTGCACACATTTGAGCTCCCTATATCATTGTCTGCTCTGCAAGAATTTGGCGGAGCCAAGGGCCTGTTTGATGGTTACATGGCTAGAAAGCAGAAGATAGAAGCTACAATGGGGTACAAAGTGCCTGACAATGATGGAAGGAGGCATGCTTTGACCCTGAGTGTGAGTGACTACAAAAGGCGACGGGGTCTCCTGTGA
- the LOC101769990 gene encoding acyl carrier protein 1, chloroplastic: MAHSLATATAAAASFSSAAAPRQVTNVISSRNSVSFRSYRMTSVSIRSRPSSLRFKICCSAKKETVDKVCSIVKEQLALPDGTAITGESKFAELGADSLDTVEIVMGLEEAFNITVDETSAQDIATVQDAADLIEKLVLEKAS, encoded by the exons ATGGCGCACtccctcgccaccgccaccgccgccgctgcctccttctcgtcggccgccgccccgcgccag GTTACAAATGTGATTTCAAGCCGGAATTCGGTTTCCTTCCGGAGCTACAGGATGACTTCTGTGTCCATCCGTTCAAGACCAAGTTCTCTTCGGTTTAAGATTTGCTGTTCG GCAAAGAAAGAGACAGTCGACAAGGTTTGTAGTATAGTGAAGGAGCAGCTGGCTCTCCCTGATGGGACTGCCATCACGGGCGAATCAAAATTCGCTGAACTTGGTGCTGATTCACTGGATACA GTTGAAATTGTGATGGGCCTCGAAGAGGCATTCAACATCACCGTTGACGAAACGAGCGCACAAGACATCGCTACCGTGCAGGATGCGGCGGACCTTATTGAGAAGCTTGTGCTGGAGAAGGCGTCATAA
- the LOC101770665 gene encoding uncharacterized protein LOC101770665: MSSSTFAALLLHGRLHSPSPPSKPQPFLALPSNPSRPPASASVSTRPSPARPLLPPAAAASGGERDNRVQELRVPDSWLTPEGAAQESEWLRETLHKWLDDEYCPEAANVDISRTAARSYRESLAAGRSDLGEILLKMAGDLETLSYRDSFHGAFSAANAAVRLITQRMEALSEDGL, from the exons atgtcatcCTCTACCTTCGCTGCCCTTCTCCTCCATGGCCGCCTCCACTCCCCTTCCCCTCCGTCAAAGCCGCAACCTTTCCTCGCTCTCCCCAGCAACCCTTCCCGACCCCCGGCATCCGCCTCCGTTTCCACCCGACCCTCCCCGGCACGGCCGcttctccctcccgccgccgccgcttccggcGGGGAGCGGGACAACCGCGTGCAGGAGCTGAGGGTGCCTGATTCCTGGCTGACGCCCGAGGGAGCGGCGCAG GAATCGGAGTGGCTGAGGGAGACGCTGCACAAGTGGCTGGACGACGAGTACTGCCCGGAGGCGGCGAACGTGGACATCAGCCGCACGGCGGCGCGGTCGTACCGCGAGTCCCTGGCGGCGGGGCGGTCGGACCTCGGGGAGATCCTTCTCAAGATGGCCGGCGACCTCGAGACGCTGTCGTACAGGGACAGCTTCCACGGCGCCTTCtccgccgccaacgccgccgtGCGCCTCATCACGCAGAGGATGGAGGCATTGTCCGAAGATGGCCTGTGA